A genomic segment from Daphnia pulex isolate KAP4 chromosome 5, ASM2113471v1 encodes:
- the LOC124193339 gene encoding uncharacterized protein LOC124193339 produces the protein MFLTDLEISQVDSLIAGPMVMKHLSNKLEGAKSAKTALEQAMYSREVLYVLRDHCPNYVKSETWTVVCEIIHNPDYFTGEKPLKEGEWKLKRGRFLMKAASIMYV, from the exons atgtttctaacgGATTTGGAAATTTCGCAAGTTGATTCACTAATCGCTGGACCAATGGTGATGAAGCACCTAAGCAATAAGTTAGAGGGCGCAAAATCAGCAAAAACGGCTCTGGAACAAGCAATGTATTCCAGAGAAGTGCTTTACGTTTTACGAGACCATTGCCCGAATTACGTTAAATCGGAAACGTGGACTGTGGTTTGTGAAATAATCCATAACCCAGATTACTTCACTGgg GAAAAGCCATTGAAAGAAGGTGAATGGAAACTGAAGAGAGGTCGTTTTCTGATGAAAGCCGCTTCGATCATGTACGTCTAA
- the LOC124193336 gene encoding kanadaptin-like isoform X2, protein MDDVAEVFKCTEKNGTILPVFKKPVIIGRRPGTKASVKPINRLTDNLDIDSKQDVNSSADDNVKKENDVVIKNSTKKLELEDKISSNKSTLVSAQSCNLNYVAPSTSSICQLPYQLEVLKDGVIIQSENLQFKQKPFYVFGRLPTCDFVLQHPSISRYHTVLQYKIDDERGDSGWFLFDLGSTHGTFLNKQQIPPKVYCRLHTGHVFKFGVSSRLFILQGPEEDQEAVSELSVTQLKEMKLKRELSIDKLDNQHSFNDKCGVSTASVPPSTSSGINWGMREDAEDENPLAENPFALADDFQLDETLYLDDPKKTLRGWFEREGYELEYKVEEKNYAHFICRVELPIDSASGAPIVAEASVKGGKKKEAVVQCALEACRLLDRHGMLRQSKHESKSRRKKRNFDDDYYSSDEDTFLDRTGTVERKRQARMKEQTSDVVETYESLSLKYKDVLKEVADIQHTLTRMTAATRNPAKIDIDDVDAYMEALQSYESSNKKSAATLRLKLGELQREETRLKALLKIARPAVLSSSEILSVNTVTESRVESKLKVLSQEKLEREVDSEKSVSSEPVLTVPVVSVISSEDGIPGSDVSKKHLPNLKEETLLEAPTCEVDQFSEGKSNNEKIGLVIRKKRKKDLKVESVKSTANTSSNSYITDDSKYAMWTPPENQSGDGKTSLNRKYGY, encoded by the exons ATGGATGACGTCGCAGAGGTCTTTAAATGCACGGAAAAAAATGGGACTATTCTTCCAGTTTTCAAGAAACCTGTCATTATTGGAAGGAGACCAGGCACGAAAGCATCAGTAAAACCAATTAATCGTCTAACAGACAATCTCGATATAGATTCGAAGCAAGATGTAAACTCTTCTGCAGATGATAatgtgaagaaagaaaatgatgtggTCATAAAAAATTCTACAAAGAAATTGGAGTTGGAAGATAAAATCAGTTCGAATAAATCAACTTTGGTTTCTGCTCAAAGTTGCAACTTAAACTATGTTGCTCCATCTACATCTTCTATCTGTCAATTACCTTATCAGCTTGAAGTTTTAAAGGATGGTGTGATCATACAAAGTGAGAATCTGCAGTTTAAGCAGAAacctttttatgtttttggtAGACTACCTACATGTGATTTTGTTCTGCAACATCCATCAATTtccag ATATCATACTGTTTTACAGTATAAAATTGATGATGAACGGGGTGATTCAGgatggtttttgtttgatctTGGAAGCACCCATGGAACTTTCCTAAATAAACAACAGATTCCTCCAAAAGTATACTGCCGTCTACATACTGGCCATGTCTTCAAATTCGGAGTATCTTCAAGGTTGTTTATCCTTCAAGGTCCAGAAGAAGACCAAGAAGCTGTTTCTGAATTAAGTGTTACCCAGCTTAaggaaatgaaacttaaaagaGAATTGTCAATTGACAAACTTGATAACCAACACTCATTTAATGACAAATGTGGCGTTTCTACTGCTTCTGTGCCTCCTTCAACTAGCAGTGGTATTAACTGGGGAATGAGAGAGGACGCTGAAGACGAAAATCCTTTGGCTGAAAATCCATTCGCTTTAGCCGACGACTTTCAGTTAGATGAAACTCTGTATTTGGATGACCCTAAGAAAACCCTTCGTGGGTGGTTTGAAAGAGAAGGTTATGAACTTGAATACAAG gtagaagaaaagaattatgCTCATTTTATTTGTCGCGTTGAATTACCCATTGACTCCGCCAGCGGAGCACCGATCGTTGCAGAAGCTTCGGTTAaaggtggaaagaaaaaagaagccgtAGTCCAATGTGCCTTGGAAGCTTGCCGTTTACTTGATCGTCATGGGATGTTACGGCAGTCTAAACATG AGAGTAAAAGTCGTCGAAAAAAGCGTAATTTTGATGATGACTATTATTCCAGTGACGAAGATACGTTTCTGGATAGAACTGGAACTGTTGAACGGAAGAGACAAGCCCGGATGAAAGAGCAAACGTCAGATGTTGTGGAGACTTATGAGAGCTTG TCACTTAAATATAAAGACGTATTAAAGGAGGTCGCAGACATCCAGCACACTTTAACTAGAATGACTGCTGCAACACGGAATCCAGCAAAAATCGATATCGATGATGTCGACGCCTACATGGAAGCTCTACAATCCTACGAATCGAGCAACAAAAAGTCAGCTGCAACCCTTAGA ctTAAACTAGGCGAACTCCAAAGAGAAGAGACAAGGTTAAAAGCTTTACTTAAGATTGCGCGACCTGCTGTCCTTTCTTCATCTGAAATACTTTCTGTGAACACAGTAACGGAAAGCAGAGTGGAAAGCAAATTAAAGGTCTTGTCACAGGAAAAACTCGAACGTGAAGTCGACTCAGAAAAAAGTGTCAGTTCTGAACCCGTTTTAACGGTGCCCGTAGTTTCGGTGATTTCCTCAGAGGATGGGATTCCTGGTTCTGATGTATCAAAAAAACATCTACCaaatctaaaagaagaaactctaTTAGAAGCTCCCACCTGTGAAGTTGATCAATTCAGCGAAGGGAAAAGTAATAACGAAAAAATTGGCTTAGTGatcagaaaaaagaggaaaaaggacCTAAAG GTTGAAAGCGTAAAATCAACCGCCAACACAAGCTCAAATAGCTACATTACAGATGACTCGAAATACGCCATGTGGACACCTCCAGAAAATCAGAGTGGTGATGGGAAAACTTCATTGAACAGAAAATACGGTTACTGA
- the LOC124193338 gene encoding snRNA-activating protein complex subunit 1-like translates to MLDDAIVAIGSANDCDILVEKFSQSESLSFADFARVWKASHFELIFCGRSSEELPLLASELLAIAKAIILNVNKEFASRVGGLYLMYGLYFTQKSKSKIRLTLSEFKEFMNFTCELKEQNNMDAEFIFQKLFIAEAFLFCACSTPNKYIQMNKKCQSEEDVGNAMDENECRLIGCEGLSSNSLRNVDLLHSKYEELKPQIAGFVTTSSSAAPSKNFPSEIQAIIDAFKSDIAKIKNNGTKQGKPTSVAEEVNQGVIRRRIVNSSFQSQSRSRRMPVDVTSIDSARKSSKSKRDH, encoded by the exons atgttggACGATGCTATTGTTGCCATCGGAAGTGCTAATGATTGTGATATattggttgaaaaattttcacAGTCAGAGAGTTTGAGCTTTGCTGACTTTGCACGTGTATGGAAAGCATCACATTTTGAACTTATATTTTG TGGAAGGAGTTCGGAAGAACTGCCACTTCTTGCAAGTGAACTGTTAGCTATTGCAAAAGCTATAATTTTGAATGTAAATAAGGAGTTTGCATCCAGGGTTGGAGGACTTTACCTTATGTATGGATTGTACTTTACTCAAAAATCCAA ATCCAAAATTCGTTTAACTCTAAGTGAATTCAAGGAGTTCATGAACTTCACTTGTGAATTGAAAGAACAGAATAATATGGATGCTGAATTTATTTTCCAGAAACTTTTTATTGCTGAAGCGTTTTTGTTCTGTGCTTGCAGTACACCAAACAAG tatatccaaatgaataaaaaatgccAGTCTGAAGAAGACGTTGGAAATGCAATGGATGAGAATGAATGTAGATTGATTGGATGTGAGGGTTTGTCATCAAATAGTCTAAGAAATGTAGATCTTTTGCACTCTAAATACGAAGAGTTAAAGCCTCAGATAGCAG GATTTGTAACAACTTCTTCATCTGCTGCTCCCAGTAAGAATTTTCCCTCTGAAATTCAGGCAATTATAGATGCGTTCAAGTCCGATAttgctaaaataaaaaacaatggtACCAAGCAAGGAAAACCTACGAGCGTTGCTGAAGAAGTAAATCAAG GTGTTATTCGAAGAAGAATAGTGAATTCTTCGTTTCAGTCTCAAAGCCGATCACGTCGTATGCCTGTAGATGTTACATCTATCGACTCGGCCAGGAAATCATCGAAATCTAAGCGAGACCACTGA
- the LOC124193610 gene encoding brain-specific homeobox protein homolog — protein MESRGSVNHPSKPKTSFLIEDILFHRPKQSFEDIPTSRDSTFNRHLSSNSSSEMNNRCYEMLLSSGGSSGLQQQQTNISSNASGYTFFPNALAAAFLCPAPPSTFNLNNQRCNKMDTQHPSPLFFQATGLPLTALLAADAGAKHGRRRKARTVFSDHQLHGLERRFEKQRYLSTPERVELAHALHLSETQVKTWFQNRRMKHKKQLRRHEDKKHSCNTTSGGQLDHSIQDGPADLSFRGALQSNDMSSESECSDSLLEDDVDVMSDDT, from the exons ATGGAATCCCGTGGATCAGTTAATCACCCATCAAAACCAAAGACCTCCTTTCTCATAGAGGATATCCTTTTTCACCGACCCAAG CAATCGTTCGAAGACATTCCTACAAGCAGAGATTCGACATTCAATCGCCACCTGTCATCTAACAGCTCATCGGAGATGAATAATCGGTGCTACGAAATGCTGTTGTCCAGTGGTGGAAGTAGTGGattacaacagcagcaaacaaACATTTCTAGCAACGCTTCCGGCTACACTTTCTTCCCGAACGCGCTGGCGGCCGCTTTCCTTTGCCCCGCTCCTCCGTCAACCTTCAACCTCAACAATCAACGCTGTAACAAGATGGACACGCAACACCCAtcacctcttttctttcaagcCACAG GGTTACCTTTGACGGCTCTTCTGGCCGCCGATGCCGGAGCTAAACACGGACGCAGGCGGAAAGCTCGGACAGTCTTTTCCGATCACCAGCTTCATGGACTCGAGAGGCGTTTCGAAAAGCAGCGCTACCTCTCGACTCCCGAACGTGTTGAATTGGCTCACGCATTACATCTCAGCGAAACTCAAGTCAAAACGTGGTTCCAAAATCGAAGAATGAAGCACAAAAAACAGTTACGTAGACACGAGGACAAGAAACACAGTTGCAATACTACGTCAGGTGGCCAACTAGATCATTCCATTCAAG ATGGTCCGGCCGATTTATCTTTTCGTGGTGCGTTACAGTCCAACGATATGTCGTCCGAGTCCGAATGCTCCGACAGCCTACTCGAAGATGATGTTGATGTTATGAGTGATGATACATAA
- the LOC124193337 gene encoding beclin-1-like protein — protein MEEDGRVVFCCQRCWTPLKLDTGFSCSLDEHTIAELSLPAVRTPELDYTSQASSLDNYVPSRQDHLSINQGFTFVGHAIAGNSGNTNIGHLSHYIRKSTRLFDLVSSTSDIDHPLCEDCSDSLLILLEQQLFQSEEECLEYKQFLAKITKETEDENLSNLEVIEKELLCLQAEELELKNELKELVHKHELITKEIEAEIEEENNVKQEEEKYWKSYSVHRNQQFQVLDEQISLECQLRFTRSNLDRLKQTNAFNAAFHLWHMGHFGTINGLRMGRLPSVPVDWAEINAAWGQVTILLSALARKVNLVFQRYKLVPFGSQSSIEDLVENKVFPLYGSGGFRFLWDAKFDSGMCSFLDCLQQFQQKVEGAKQSEDDTGRLNFQFPYRMERGRIEDRATRQWYSIKIQFNSEEQWTKALKFMLTNLKWGVAWVAAQNSLPELL, from the exons atggaagaagatggTCGTGTAGTGTTTTGCTGTCAAAGATGCTGGACACCATTGAAACTGGATACAGGCTTCAGCTGTTCCCTGGATGAACACACAATAGCAGAATTATCATTACCGGCTGTTCGAACACCTGAACTGGATTACACATCACAAGCTTCAAGCCTTGATAACTATGTTCCAAGTAGACAAGACCACTTGTCTATTAATCAAGGATTTACTTTTGTTGGTCATGCAATTGCTGGAAATTCTGGAAACACCAATATTGGGCATCTCAGCCACTACATTAGAAAATCTACTAGGTTGTTTGATCTTGTTTCCAGTACATCAGACATAGATCATCCTCTTTGTGAAGATTGCTCAGATTCACTATTAATACTTTTAGAGCAACAGCTTTTCCAGAG tgaAGAAGAGTGTCTAGAGTACAAGCAATTTTTGGCAAAAATCACTAAAGAAACCGAGGATGAGAACTTGTCCAACTTGGAAGTAATAGAGAAAGAATTACTCTGCCTGCAAGCCGAAGAACTGGagttgaaaaatgaactaaaaGAACTGGTTCATAAGCATGAGCTGATCACCAAAGAAATTGAAGCtgagatagaagaagaaaataatgttaaacaggaagaagagaaatattgGAAATCATACAGCGTACATCgcaatcaacaatttcaagTGCTAGATGAGCAAATAAGTCTTGAGTGCCAGTTGAGATTCACGCGGTCGAATCTGGACCGTCTCAAACAAACCAATGCGTTCAATGCCGCATTTCATCTGTGGCACATGGGTCATTTTGGCACCATAAACGGATTGAGAATGGGTAGATTGCCGTCTGTTCCCGTTGATTGGGCTGAAATTAATGCCGCCTGGGGCCAAGTAActattcttctttctgcaCTAGCGCGCAAAGTAAACCTTGTTTTCCAGCGCTATAAATTAGTGCCGTTCGGAAGTCAGTCGAGTATTGAAGATCTCGTGGAAAATAAGGTTTTCCCCCTCTACGGATCGGGCGGCTTTCGATTCCTGTGGGATGCAAAGTTTGATTCCGGAATGTGCTCATTTCTTGATTGTTTACAACAATTCCAGCAAAAAGTGGAAGGCGCCAAACAGTCAGAGGACGATACAGGACGCCTTAATTTTCAGTTTCCTTACAG gATGGAACGAGGTCGGATCGAAGATCGTGCAACTCGCCAATGGTATTCAATCAAGATACAATTCAATTCTGAGGAGCAGTGGACCAAAGCCCTGAAATTTATGTTAACTAATTTGAAATGGGGAGTCGCTTGGGTTGCTGCCCAGAACTCGTTGCCAGAATTATTGTAA
- the LOC124193336 gene encoding kanadaptin-like isoform X1: MDDVAEVFKCTEKNGTILPVFKKPVIIGRRPGTKASVKPINRLTDNLDIDSKQDVNSSADDNVKKENDVVIKNSTKKLELEDKISSNKSTLVSAQSCNLNYVAPSTSSICQLPYQLEVLKDGVIIQSENLQFKQKPFYVFGRLPTCDFVLQHPSISRYHTVLQYKIDDERGDSGWFLFDLGSTHGTFLNKQQIPPKVYCRLHTGHVFKFGVSSRLFILQGPEEDQEAVSELSVTQLKEMKLKRELSIDKLDNQHSFNDKCGVSTASVPPSTSSGINWGMREDAEDENPLAENPFALADDFQLDETLYLDDPKKTLRGWFEREGYELEYKVEEKNYAHFICRVELPIDSASGAPIVAEASVKGGKKKEAVVQCALEACRLLDRHGMLRQSKHESKSRRKKRNFDDDYYSSDEDTFLDRTGTVERKRQARMKEQTSDVVETYESLSLKYKDVLKEVADIQHTLTRMTAATRNPAKIDIDDVDAYMEALQSYESSNKKSAATLRLKLGELQREETRLKALLKIARPAVLSSSEILSVNTVTESRVESKLKVLSQEKLEREVDSEKSVSSEPVLTVPVVSVISSEDGIPGSDVSKKHLPNLKEETLLEAPTCEVDQFSEGKSNNEKIGLVIRKKRKKDLKKVESVKSTANTSSNSYITDDSKYAMWTPPENQSGDGKTSLNRKYGY; this comes from the exons ATGGATGACGTCGCAGAGGTCTTTAAATGCACGGAAAAAAATGGGACTATTCTTCCAGTTTTCAAGAAACCTGTCATTATTGGAAGGAGACCAGGCACGAAAGCATCAGTAAAACCAATTAATCGTCTAACAGACAATCTCGATATAGATTCGAAGCAAGATGTAAACTCTTCTGCAGATGATAatgtgaagaaagaaaatgatgtggTCATAAAAAATTCTACAAAGAAATTGGAGTTGGAAGATAAAATCAGTTCGAATAAATCAACTTTGGTTTCTGCTCAAAGTTGCAACTTAAACTATGTTGCTCCATCTACATCTTCTATCTGTCAATTACCTTATCAGCTTGAAGTTTTAAAGGATGGTGTGATCATACAAAGTGAGAATCTGCAGTTTAAGCAGAAacctttttatgtttttggtAGACTACCTACATGTGATTTTGTTCTGCAACATCCATCAATTtccag ATATCATACTGTTTTACAGTATAAAATTGATGATGAACGGGGTGATTCAGgatggtttttgtttgatctTGGAAGCACCCATGGAACTTTCCTAAATAAACAACAGATTCCTCCAAAAGTATACTGCCGTCTACATACTGGCCATGTCTTCAAATTCGGAGTATCTTCAAGGTTGTTTATCCTTCAAGGTCCAGAAGAAGACCAAGAAGCTGTTTCTGAATTAAGTGTTACCCAGCTTAaggaaatgaaacttaaaagaGAATTGTCAATTGACAAACTTGATAACCAACACTCATTTAATGACAAATGTGGCGTTTCTACTGCTTCTGTGCCTCCTTCAACTAGCAGTGGTATTAACTGGGGAATGAGAGAGGACGCTGAAGACGAAAATCCTTTGGCTGAAAATCCATTCGCTTTAGCCGACGACTTTCAGTTAGATGAAACTCTGTATTTGGATGACCCTAAGAAAACCCTTCGTGGGTGGTTTGAAAGAGAAGGTTATGAACTTGAATACAAG gtagaagaaaagaattatgCTCATTTTATTTGTCGCGTTGAATTACCCATTGACTCCGCCAGCGGAGCACCGATCGTTGCAGAAGCTTCGGTTAaaggtggaaagaaaaaagaagccgtAGTCCAATGTGCCTTGGAAGCTTGCCGTTTACTTGATCGTCATGGGATGTTACGGCAGTCTAAACATG AGAGTAAAAGTCGTCGAAAAAAGCGTAATTTTGATGATGACTATTATTCCAGTGACGAAGATACGTTTCTGGATAGAACTGGAACTGTTGAACGGAAGAGACAAGCCCGGATGAAAGAGCAAACGTCAGATGTTGTGGAGACTTATGAGAGCTTG TCACTTAAATATAAAGACGTATTAAAGGAGGTCGCAGACATCCAGCACACTTTAACTAGAATGACTGCTGCAACACGGAATCCAGCAAAAATCGATATCGATGATGTCGACGCCTACATGGAAGCTCTACAATCCTACGAATCGAGCAACAAAAAGTCAGCTGCAACCCTTAGA ctTAAACTAGGCGAACTCCAAAGAGAAGAGACAAGGTTAAAAGCTTTACTTAAGATTGCGCGACCTGCTGTCCTTTCTTCATCTGAAATACTTTCTGTGAACACAGTAACGGAAAGCAGAGTGGAAAGCAAATTAAAGGTCTTGTCACAGGAAAAACTCGAACGTGAAGTCGACTCAGAAAAAAGTGTCAGTTCTGAACCCGTTTTAACGGTGCCCGTAGTTTCGGTGATTTCCTCAGAGGATGGGATTCCTGGTTCTGATGTATCAAAAAAACATCTACCaaatctaaaagaagaaactctaTTAGAAGCTCCCACCTGTGAAGTTGATCAATTCAGCGAAGGGAAAAGTAATAACGAAAAAATTGGCTTAGTGatcagaaaaaagaggaaaaaggacCTAAAG AAGGTTGAAAGCGTAAAATCAACCGCCAACACAAGCTCAAATAGCTACATTACAGATGACTCGAAATACGCCATGTGGACACCTCCAGAAAATCAGAGTGGTGATGGGAAAACTTCATTGAACAGAAAATACGGTTACTGA